In Strigops habroptila isolate Jane chromosome 14, bStrHab1.2.pri, whole genome shotgun sequence, one genomic interval encodes:
- the CACNG5 gene encoding voltage-dependent calcium channel gamma-5 subunit, producing the protein MLLGMSACSRKALTLLSSVFAVCGLGLLGISVSTDYWLYLEEGIVQPQNQTAEIKLSLHSGLWRVCFLAGEEHGRCFTIEYIMPMNIQLTSESTVNVLKMIRSATPFPLVSLFFMFIGFILSNIGHIRPHRTILAFVSGIFFILSGLSLVVGLVLYISSINDEMLNRTKDSDTFFNYKYGWSFAFSAISFLLTESAGVMSVYLFMKRYMAEDIYRPHPSFYRPRLSNCSDYSGQFLHPDAWARGRSPSDISSEASLQMNSNYPALLKCPDYDQMSSSPC; encoded by the exons ATGCTGTTGGGGATGagtgcctgcagcaggaaggcACTGACCCTGCTCAGCAGCGTGTTCGCTGTCTGCGGCCTCGGCCTCCTGGGCATCTCTGTCAGCACTGACTACTGGCTCTACCTGGAGGAGGGCATCGtccaaccccaaaaccagacGGCTGAAATCAAGCTGTCGCTGCACTCGGGGCTCTGGAGGGTCTGTTTTCTGGCAG GTGAAGAGCATGGCCGGTGCTTCACTATTGAATACATCATGCCCATGAACATCCAGCTGACGTCTGAATCCACAGTCAATGTCCTGA AGATGATCCGCTCTGCCACCCCCTTCCCTCTGGTCAGCCTCTTCTTCATGTTCATCGGCTTCATCCTGAGCAACATCGGCCACATTCGGCCTCACAGGACCATCCTCGCCTTCGTCTCCGGGATATTCTTCATCCTGTCAG GTCTGTCCTTGGTGGTGGGGCTGGTCCTCTACATATCCAGCATTAACGATGAGATGCTGAACAGGACCAAAGACTCGGACACGTTCTTCAATTACAAATATGGATGGTCGTTTGCTTTCTCTGCGATCTCATTCCTTCTCACAGAG AGTGCCGGGGTGATGTCCGTGTACCTCTTCATGAAGCGATACATGGCCGAGGACATCTACCGACCTCACCCCAGCTTCTACCGTCCCCGTCTGAGCAACTGCTCCGACTACTCAGGGCAGTTCTTGCACCCAGATGCATGGGCGCGGGGACGGAGCCCTTCGGATATCTCCAGCGAGGCCTCCCTGCAGATGAACAGTAACTACCCCGCTCTGCTCAAGTGCCCTGACTACGATCAGATGTCCTCATCCCCATGCTGA